The following is a genomic window from Actinomadura sp. WMMB 499.
GGAACCGCCCGTCACCTGGGAACGGGCTGTCAGAACCAGTGTCGACGAACCGGGAGAAACATGGGAACCCTCGACGGCAAGGTCGCGATCGTGACGGGCGCCGGGCAGGGCGTGGGCCAGGGCATCGCGCTGGCGCTCGCCTCGGCGGGCGCCGCGGTCGCGGTGCTCGGACGGACGGCGGCCAAGCTCGACGCGACGTGCGACCTCGTGCGCGAGCGCGGCGGGCGGGCCGAGCCGTTCGAGTGCGACGTCGCCGACACCGCCGCGATCCCCGCGCTCGTCGACGCGATCGCGGAGCGGCTCGGCGGCATCGACATCCTGGTCAACAACGCCTACTCGGGGAAGTACGGGCCGCTGCTGGAGATGAGCGACGCCGACTTCCAGAAGGGCTTCCGGACCGGGCCGTTCGCGGCGTTCGCGTTCATGAAGGCGGCCCATCCGCACCTGAAGGCGCGCGGCGGCGGCAGCATCGTCAACCTCGTCACCTCGGCGATGGTCCGCTGGGACCCGACGACCTACGGCGCCTACGCGTCCGCCAAACAGGCGCTCCGCTCGCTGACCAGGACGGCCGCCGCCGAGTGGGGCCCGGACGGCATCCGCGCGAACTCGATCGCGCCGCACGCGCTCTCGCCGGGCCTGAAGCGGTGGGCGGACGCGTTCCCGGAGGCCGCCGAGGAGTTCCGCAAGACGATCCCGCTCGGCTACATCGGCGACTGCGAGCAGGACATCGGCCGGGCGGTGCTCGCGCTCGTCCAGCCCGACCTGCGCTACCTGACCGGGGCCACGATCCCGCTGGACGGCGGCCAGGCCTTCTTCGGCTGAGCCCCCCTCCGGCCGGGCGCTCCCGGCGGCCTTCGGCGGCGGGCCCGCCGAGGGTTCCGGCGGCATGCCCGCCGGACGTCGACTCCGCCCCCCGCCACACCACCCCATCCATCCCAAAGGAGACGACCGATGAAGGTCGACAAGATCGGGCGCCTCGCGGTCGGCGCGCTGGCCGTGGCGCTGGTGGCGTCGTGCACCAGCGAGCGGTCCGGCACCGCGCTGGTCCAGGGCGGCACGGACGGCGGCGGGCAGGCCGCCGCGTCCGCCGCGAAGTTCGGGACGCTGGAGTCGCCGTGCGGGCCCGGCGACGCGAAGGGCGCCACCGACCAGGGCGTCACCGACGACGCCATCACGATCGGCTTCGGCGACGACCGGGGCTTCGCGTCCGCGCCGGGCCTGTCCAAGGAGATGGGCGACGCGGTCTCCGCGATGATCGACTGGTGCAACGAGCAGGGCGGCATCAACGGCCGCGAGCTCAGGGGCAACCAGTACGACGGCGCCTACATGCACGCCGCGAAGGTGGTGCAGGAGTCCTGCGAGCAGGACTTCATGCTCGTCGGGCAGGGCTTCGCGATGGACGACGCCGCCGAGCAGTACCGGGTGGCGTGCAAGCTGCCGACGGTCGCGGGCTTCACGGTCGGGCCGAACGCGGCGATGGGCCCGATGAAGTACGAGGCCGTCCCGTACCCGGTGGACCGGATGAACATCGGGTCGATGCGCATCGCGCAGGAGATGTGGCCGGACTTCGACGAGAAGACGGACGTGCTGCTGTCGACGTCGCCCGCGGTGACGACCGGGACGAACAAGGTCAAGTCGGCGATGAAGCAGATCGGCGTGGAGCCGGTGGAGTGCGGCGTCCGGCTGAACGACGCGGGCGAGAGCAGTTACATGCCGTTCGCGCAGAAGATCAAGGAGTGCGGCGCGGGGTACCTGTGGTCGTCCGACACTCCGGACCCCGGCCAGTTCAGCCTGCTGGAGTCGGTCAAGCGGGCGGGCGCCGAGCCGAAGTACCTGATGGAGGCGACCTGGTACAGCACCAAGGTCTCCGAGTGGAACAAGGGCTCGGGCGCGGGTGACGCCCTGCACGCGGGCATGGCCTTCCAGCCGTTCGAGAACGCCGAGCACGTGCCGGCGGTCAAGAAGTACATGGAGCTCGTCGAGGCGAAGAACGGCAAGATCGCGCTGCTCGGGATGCAGGCGACGTCGGCGTTCCTGCTGTGGGCGACGGCCGCCGACGAGTGCGGGTCCGACCTCACCCGGCAGTGCGTGGTCAACGAGCTGTCCAAGGTGCACGAGTGGACGGGCGGCGGGTTGCACGCCCCGACCGACCCGGGCGCCAACCGGCCCGCGAACTGCGCGCTGCTCGTAAAGCTGACCGGCGAGAAGTGGGAGCAGGTCTTCCCGGAGGAGGCCGGCGAGTTCTCCTGCGGCGACGACTACGTGGTGGAGACCGACCCCAAGACGTGGGGCACCGAGCTGAACGACGACCGGATCTCCACGAAGTTCCTGACGGACGACGTCATCAAGCCGCAGACCTCGTGAACCGCCCCACGGCACGCCCCGCGCCACGACCGGCGGCGGGACTGGGCGGCACGAACGGAAGCAGGACGGGAGGGACTCGCGGATGACGACGTTCCTGACCTACACGATCCTGGGGCTCGTCCTGGGCGCGGTGTACTTCATCGCGGCCTCGGGGCTGGTCCTCACCTACAACACCTCGGGCATCTTCAACTTCGCGCACGGCGCGCAGGCGATGTTCGGAACGTTCCTCTACTGGCAGTTCACCAACGTGTGGGGCTGGCCGGTCTGGCTCGCGCTGGTCATCGTGGTGGGGGTGGTCGGCCCGGCGATGGGCGCCGCCCTGTACGCGGCGATCATGAAGGGGCTGCGCGGCACCGCCGAGGTCACGAAGATCATCGTGACGGTGGCGGTGCTCCTTGGAACGGTCTACCTCGCCCAGTGGGCGTGGAACCCGGACGAGGCGTACACCGTCGACATGTTCTTCGGCGGCGGCGCCAAGATCACCGTCGCCGGGGTGGAGATCCGCTGGCACGAGATCGTCTGCCTGGCCGCCGCGGTGGCCATCGCCATCGGGCTGCGGGTCCTGTTCACCCGCAGCCGGACGGGCGTGGTGATGCGGGCGTCCGTCGACGACCCCGACCTGGTGCGGCTGAACGGCCACGACCCCGAGCGGGCCGCGATGCTCGCGTGGGCCCTCGGCTCCACGCTGGCCGTCCTCGCCGGCGTCCTGATCGTCCCGATCAGCGGCGGCGGGCTGGACGCGAACATGCTGACGCTGCTGGTGATCGACGCGTTCGCGGCGGCGATGTTCGGACGGCTGCGCAGCATCCCGCGCACGTTCGCGGGCGCGATCGTCCTCGGCCTCGCGGCGAACTACGTGCTCGCGTACCTGCCGTCCGCCGGGACGTTCGCGGGCAACCTGCGGGTCTCGCTGCCGATGATCCTGCTGTTCGTCGTGCTGGTCGTGCTGCCGCAGGACCGGCTGCGCGGCGCGGCCGTCCGGACCCGCGAGCGGTACCGGCCGCCGACCGTCCGGTCCGCGGCGGTGTGGGGCGCGGTGCTGGTCGCCGTCGTCTACCTGTACAGCCGGCTGCTGTCGGACGGCGGTGTCTCGACGCTCGCGCTCGGCATGTCGTTCGCGATCGTCGCGCTGTCGCTGACCGTCCTCACCGGCTACGCGGGCGAGCTGAACCTCGCGCCGCTGGCGTTCGGCGCGGTCGCCACGATCGTCGCGTTCCACTTCGGCGTGCAGGGGAGCGGTCTCGCGGCGCGGCTGGGCGTGCACGGGGTGCTGCTGGGCGTCCTGGCGGCGGCGGTCGTCGGGGGCCTGATCGCGCTGCCCGCGCTCCGCCTCCGCGGCCTGTACCTCGCACTCGCCACGATGGCGTTCGGGGTGTTCCTGTCGAACATGGTGCTGCGCGACACCACGCGGCACGAGCTGTTCGGCGTGGAGTTCACCCTGTTCCCCGGCGGTTCGCTGGTCGTCCCGCCGCCGAAGCTCGGGCCGGTCGACCTGCGGGACGGCACCACGTTCCTGATGGCCGCGACCGTCCTGTTCGCGTTGATCGCGATCGGGCTGGCCGCGCTGCGCGCCGGCGGGTACGGGCGGCGGCTCGCCGCGATGAAGGACAGCCCGGCGGCGACGGCGATGCTCGGGCAGGACCTCGTCCGGCTCAAGCTCGGCGTCTTCATGATCTCCGCGGCGATCGCGGGGCTCGGCGGGATCCTGATGTCGGCCGCGACCGGCACCGTCGCGCAGGAGAACTTCACCTTCACGGTGAGCCTCAGCCTGCTGATGCTCGTCGTCGTCGCGGGCATCGGCTACATCAGCGGCGCCCTGTTCGGCGGGCTGATGGCCGGGGTCGGCGGCGCGGTGCTGACGGGCACGTTCAGCGACCTCGCGCTGCAGCACCCCGGCCCGGCGGACATCTTCACCGCGCTCGGCCACCTGGTCATGGTGCTGACGGCGCTGGTCGGTATGGGCGTCGGCCGGAACCCCAGCGGCGTCGTGCACGACATCGCCGAGGGCTACCGGGCGATGCGCGGCGCGAAGCCCGTCCTGTACGGGGCCGGGGCGTTCGGCGCCGTCCTGTACGCCCTGGCCGTGACCGGCGTCATCGGCTCGTGGACGTTCTCGCTCGTCGCCCTCTGCGTCGTCATGCTCCTTCCGGTCGTGGGCCGCATGTACCTGGAGGAGGGCCGCAAGCGGGAGACACCGCTCGAACTGCTCGGCGTGGACGAGCCCTACACCGACGAACTGCGCGCGCGCCTGGACCGGGAACTCGGGCTGCCCGTCACCGGCGGCGCGTTGAAGGGGGAGGCCAGTGTCACCGCGTGAGACACCCGCACCCGGAACACCCGCACCCGGAACACCCGTTCTCGAGACACCCATTCTCGAAACAAGGGGCGTCACCGTCAGGTTCGGCGGCAACACCGCCGTGGCGGATGTCGGCCTCGCCGTCGCCGAAGGGCGGATCACCGGGCTGATCGGCCCGAACGGCGCGGGCAAGACGACGATCTTCAACACCATCACGGGCCTGCAGAAACCGGCGTCCGGTCAAGTGCTGCTGGACGGCGCCGACATCACCAAACTGCCCCCGGCCAAGCGCGCGCGGCGCGGCATGGCCCGCACGTTCCAGCGGCTGGAGCTGTTCCTGTCGCTGTCGGTGCGCGACAACGTGCGCGTCGCCGGGGACGTCCGCCGCAGCACGGGCCGTCGCGGCACGGGCCGTCGCGGCACGGGCCGTCGCGGGCGGTTCGACCTGGAGGCCGAGACCGACCGGATCCTCGAGCGCACCGGCCTCACCGACATCGCCGGCCGGGAGGTGTCGGACGTCCCGATCGGACGGGCCCGCGTGGTCGAGGTGGCGCGGGCGCTGATGACGTCCCCGCGCGTCCTGCTGCTGGACGAGCCCGCGTCCGGGCAGACCGAGCAGGAGACCGAGGCGTTCGCGGAGATGCTTATCGGCCTCGCCGCCGACGGCCTCGCGATCTGCCTCGTCGAGCACGACCTGCCGCTCGTCATGGGGCTGTGCTCGACGATCCACGTCCTCGACTACGGCGCCCTGATCGCGTCCGGCACCCCGGCCGAGATCAAGGAGTCACCCGAGGTCATCGCGGCCTACATCGGGACGGAGGAAGCGGCGTGAGCGCCGAGACCGAACCCCTGCTCGAACTGCGCGGGGTGCACGCCGCCTACGGGGCCATCGAGGTGCTCCACGGCGTGGACCTCGCGCTGCGCCCCGGCTCGCTCCTCGCGCTGCTCGGCCCGAACGGCGGCGGCAAGTCGACGACGATGCGGGTGTGCGGCGGGCTGCACGCGCCGTCGAGCGGGGAGTTGCGGTTCGCGGGCCGGAAGATGAACGGCGTCACCGCGCAGCAGGCTGCCCGCCTCGGCGTGTGCTCGATCCCGGAAGGCCGGGGCATCTTCCCGAACCTGACCGTGCGGGAGAACCTGTGGGCCGCCACCGGGACGGGCGCCCGCCGCGCGGACGTCGAGGAGAAGGCGTTCGCGCGCTTCCCGATCCTGGCGGAGCGCCGCGACCAGCTCGCCGGGTCGATGTCCGGCGGCGAGCAGCAGATGCTGGCGCTGTCGCGCGCCCTCGGCACCGAACCGGCGGTGCTGCTGCTGGACGAGCTGTCCATGGGCCTCGCGCCCATGATCGTCTCGCGGATGTACGAGACGGTCGCCGAGCTGGTCGAGGGCGGCCTCTCGGTCCTGGTGGCCGAGCAGTTCGCCCGCGCGGTGCTGCCGATCGCCGACACCGCCGCCCTCATGCTCCACGGACGGGTCGTCGCGGCCGGCGCGCCCGCCGACATCGAAGACCGGCTGTCCAGCGACTACCTGGGAGGTTGACGGAATGCTCACCGAGGAACGACGCGAGCAGTTCAAGAAGGACGTGGCGGGCGAGCGGCTGAAGACCGACCAGTCGCGGCACGACGGCGTGCTGCGCATCATCGGCGCGCTGCTGATGGTCACGGGGGTGGTCGGCGCGTTCGTCTGCTACAACATCTCGCTCGCGCAGGACGACATCCGCAACGTCGGGTCCCTGCACATCATGGCGACCGGCTTCGTGGGGGTGACCGTGCTCGGCGGCGCGCTCTACGTCGCCGCCGCGCTCGCGCGCGTCCTGCGCCTGTGGCTGCTGCGCCAGCTCGTCGAGTCACAGGCCCAGGCCGACCGCCTGACCGCCGCCCTCGACCGCTGACCGGGCGGTAGCCCGTCGCCCCCAGTGAGCCGGATGCCCGAAACGCGTGGGCATCCGGCTCATTCCGGCGCGCCGGGGCGGCCGACGCGTCGAGAGGAACCCAGACCGGCTCTGGCCACGACGGAGCGCCCGCTGACGACATGGTCAGCGGGGGCGCTCGGCGCGTAGGCGCCTCAGTTCACGAGAGGTCGAACCGGCCGTCTCGCACCTGGGCGACGAGCACGGCCCACGTGTCCGGAGTCAGGGAGAGATGTCCCATCTCCGGGGCCTTGCTGTCGCGCATCCCAACGTTCGGCGTGAGGTCGGCCACCTCGACACACTCACCGTTGCCACTGCTGTGGCTGCTCTTGCGCCATGCGGCACGGGGCGCGCCGAGATCATCCATCCCGAGTTCCTTCCAGTTACGTCAGGTCGTAGCGGCCGACCTTCACCTGCCGAAGAAACGCCCCCCACTCGTGCACCGGGAAAGTTATTGCGGGGTTGGCAGGGCGTTTGCTGTCTCGGACGGCGATGACGGCCTGCACGCTGGCGACCTCGACGCATTGGCCGTTGCCGCTGCTGCGACTGCTCTTTCGCCACTGGGCACCCGTTAGGTCGTGCGCGGTGGTCATCATGCTCCTCTGCCTGGACGCTCATCTCGCGCTGCCGCTGCGATCAACTCAGCGGACGCACTCGGGCTGAGCGCTCCAGCACGAAGGTGTGTGAACACCAGGTTATACCTGGAGATGTCGGCTTCCTCCTCCAGGAAGAGGTCTCCGGCCTGACTGTCGATGTAGACGATGGCCGGCCCGATCGCCTCGGCAAAGTCCATGACGACGAAGGAACCCGGCATGCCTGGATGCGCACCCGCATCAAAGGGGATCACCTGAAGATTCACGGTTGGCAGCTCCGTGATGGCGGACAAGTGTTGCAACTGCTCTGCCATGACTGCGCGGCCTCCGACAACACGGCGGATGGCGGCTTCGTCCACGATCGCCCACAGCTTCAATGGTTGCTCTCTGGTGAGGGCTGCTTGTCGCTGCATCCTTGCGTCAACTCGGCTCTCAATCTCCTCACGTGTGCACTCTGGGAGCACAGCGCTGATCGCGGCACGTGCGTACCTCTCGGTCTGGAGCAAGCCTGGGATGAACAGGCACTCGTAGTTCAACACCTCGCGTGCTTCGGCCTCGAACTCGATGTATGACGTGTACCGCTCTGGAAGGTCGGACGAGAAGGTATTCAGCCAGCCGCGATGCGCGGACTGCTTGAGCAAGGTCATCAACTCGGTGCGCCTCGGCTCGGTCACTTCGTACACGTCCAGGAGGCTCGCCAGGGTCCGTGCCTGGGGTCGGGCGCGTGCGGTCTCGATGCGATAGAGCGTGGCCTCGTTGATGCCGGTTCGTTCGCTGATCCCTTCACGGGTGAGATCAGCAGCCTTGCGGAGCCGGCGTAGCTCGGATGCAAGTCGCCTCATACGCACCGTGGGTGCTGGCATAGATGGTTCTCCCTGGTCACGGCCCTGACGAACGTTTCTTGGGGCCTTCATGCACACGCAACTACGATCAAGCGTACGCAATCAAAGCGAACGCATACCTTGCATTGTTGCAGTATGTGAGGGCATGCTTTGCGTAGCGTGACACAGGCCGCTGGCCACATGCAGGGAGACGCAGGAAAACGAAGCGGCCCCGGGCCGGTGCTCCAACACCGGGTCCCAGGGCCTTGGCCCGACTGCGAAGGAGTCGAACCCGTGAACAACGTATCGAATCCCCCACCCTCTTCGGGTGGTGAGGGCCGGTGGCGGGCGGCGCCGGACGTGATCGTCCGGCGGGTGGGGCTGCTGGCTGATTTGGCTGCGGCGCTGGTGGTGCTGGGGTTGGCCTCGCGCTTGGTGCTGGA
Proteins encoded in this region:
- a CDS encoding SDR family NAD(P)-dependent oxidoreductase yields the protein MGTLDGKVAIVTGAGQGVGQGIALALASAGAAVAVLGRTAAKLDATCDLVRERGGRAEPFECDVADTAAIPALVDAIAERLGGIDILVNNAYSGKYGPLLEMSDADFQKGFRTGPFAAFAFMKAAHPHLKARGGGSIVNLVTSAMVRWDPTTYGAYASAKQALRSLTRTAAAEWGPDGIRANSIAPHALSPGLKRWADAFPEAAEEFRKTIPLGYIGDCEQDIGRAVLALVQPDLRYLTGATIPLDGGQAFFG
- a CDS encoding ABC transporter substrate-binding protein — encoded protein: MKVDKIGRLAVGALAVALVASCTSERSGTALVQGGTDGGGQAAASAAKFGTLESPCGPGDAKGATDQGVTDDAITIGFGDDRGFASAPGLSKEMGDAVSAMIDWCNEQGGINGRELRGNQYDGAYMHAAKVVQESCEQDFMLVGQGFAMDDAAEQYRVACKLPTVAGFTVGPNAAMGPMKYEAVPYPVDRMNIGSMRIAQEMWPDFDEKTDVLLSTSPAVTTGTNKVKSAMKQIGVEPVECGVRLNDAGESSYMPFAQKIKECGAGYLWSSDTPDPGQFSLLESVKRAGAEPKYLMEATWYSTKVSEWNKGSGAGDALHAGMAFQPFENAEHVPAVKKYMELVEAKNGKIALLGMQATSAFLLWATAADECGSDLTRQCVVNELSKVHEWTGGGLHAPTDPGANRPANCALLVKLTGEKWEQVFPEEAGEFSCGDDYVVETDPKTWGTELNDDRISTKFLTDDVIKPQTS
- a CDS encoding ABC transporter permease codes for the protein MTTFLTYTILGLVLGAVYFIAASGLVLTYNTSGIFNFAHGAQAMFGTFLYWQFTNVWGWPVWLALVIVVGVVGPAMGAALYAAIMKGLRGTAEVTKIIVTVAVLLGTVYLAQWAWNPDEAYTVDMFFGGGAKITVAGVEIRWHEIVCLAAAVAIAIGLRVLFTRSRTGVVMRASVDDPDLVRLNGHDPERAAMLAWALGSTLAVLAGVLIVPISGGGLDANMLTLLVIDAFAAAMFGRLRSIPRTFAGAIVLGLAANYVLAYLPSAGTFAGNLRVSLPMILLFVVLVVLPQDRLRGAAVRTRERYRPPTVRSAAVWGAVLVAVVYLYSRLLSDGGVSTLALGMSFAIVALSLTVLTGYAGELNLAPLAFGAVATIVAFHFGVQGSGLAARLGVHGVLLGVLAAAVVGGLIALPALRLRGLYLALATMAFGVFLSNMVLRDTTRHELFGVEFTLFPGGSLVVPPPKLGPVDLRDGTTFLMAATVLFALIAIGLAALRAGGYGRRLAAMKDSPAATAMLGQDLVRLKLGVFMISAAIAGLGGILMSAATGTVAQENFTFTVSLSLLMLVVVAGIGYISGALFGGLMAGVGGAVLTGTFSDLALQHPGPADIFTALGHLVMVLTALVGMGVGRNPSGVVHDIAEGYRAMRGAKPVLYGAGAFGAVLYALAVTGVIGSWTFSLVALCVVMLLPVVGRMYLEEGRKRETPLELLGVDEPYTDELRARLDRELGLPVTGGALKGEASVTA
- a CDS encoding ABC transporter ATP-binding protein, coding for MADVGLAVAEGRITGLIGPNGAGKTTIFNTITGLQKPASGQVLLDGADITKLPPAKRARRGMARTFQRLELFLSLSVRDNVRVAGDVRRSTGRRGTGRRGTGRRGRFDLEAETDRILERTGLTDIAGREVSDVPIGRARVVEVARALMTSPRVLLLDEPASGQTEQETEAFAEMLIGLAADGLAICLVEHDLPLVMGLCSTIHVLDYGALIASGTPAEIKESPEVIAAYIGTEEAA
- a CDS encoding ABC transporter ATP-binding protein, which codes for MSAETEPLLELRGVHAAYGAIEVLHGVDLALRPGSLLALLGPNGGGKSTTMRVCGGLHAPSSGELRFAGRKMNGVTAQQAARLGVCSIPEGRGIFPNLTVRENLWAATGTGARRADVEEKAFARFPILAERRDQLAGSMSGGEQQMLALSRALGTEPAVLLLDELSMGLAPMIVSRMYETVAELVEGGLSVLVAEQFARAVLPIADTAALMLHGRVVAAGAPADIEDRLSSDYLGG
- a CDS encoding DUF397 domain-containing protein, which gives rise to MDDLGAPRAAWRKSSHSSGNGECVEVADLTPNVGMRDSKAPEMGHLSLTPDTWAVLVAQVRDGRFDLS
- a CDS encoding DUF397 domain-containing protein produces the protein MMTTAHDLTGAQWRKSSRSSGNGQCVEVASVQAVIAVRDSKRPANPAITFPVHEWGAFLRQVKVGRYDLT
- a CDS encoding helix-turn-helix transcriptional regulator, which produces MPAPTVRMRRLASELRRLRKAADLTREGISERTGINEATLYRIETARARPQARTLASLLDVYEVTEPRRTELMTLLKQSAHRGWLNTFSSDLPERYTSYIEFEAEAREVLNYECLFIPGLLQTERYARAAISAVLPECTREEIESRVDARMQRQAALTREQPLKLWAIVDEAAIRRVVGGRAVMAEQLQHLSAITELPTVNLQVIPFDAGAHPGMPGSFVVMDFAEAIGPAIVYIDSQAGDLFLEEEADISRYNLVFTHLRAGALSPSASAELIAAAARDERPGRGA